Proteins encoded in a region of the Geobacillus genomosp. 3 genome:
- a CDS encoding Uma2 family endonuclease codes for MGNIPDSNKIYTYADWETWEGRWELINGKAYNMTPAPTSEHQFAVGELYFALRHFFQNKHCYVFMAPFDVFLSKKETYETPDDIVQPDLAVICNKKQIVKKGCYGAPALVVEVLSPSTALKDYNEKFYIYQYYGIAEYWIVDTANKMIHVYYLHEGAYQRHATYGQQDTLHSAQFQDLAIPLAHVLEWG; via the coding sequence ATGGGCAATATCCCTGATTCGAACAAAATTTACACGTATGCTGACTGGGAAACGTGGGAAGGCCGCTGGGAACTTATAAATGGAAAAGCGTATAATATGACGCCTGCTCCAACTTCGGAACATCAATTTGCAGTCGGAGAATTGTATTTTGCTTTGCGCCATTTTTTCCAAAACAAACATTGTTATGTCTTTATGGCGCCGTTTGATGTATTCCTTAGCAAAAAGGAAACATATGAAACCCCTGATGACATTGTCCAACCTGATCTTGCCGTCATTTGCAATAAAAAACAAATTGTCAAAAAAGGGTGTTACGGAGCGCCTGCACTGGTTGTTGAAGTCTTATCACCTTCAACCGCTTTAAAAGATTACAACGAAAAATTTTACATTTACCAATACTATGGCATTGCGGAATATTGGATCGTTGATACGGCCAATAAAATGATTCATGTGTACTATTTGCACGAAGGTGCATATCAACGACATGCCACATACGGACAACAAGACACATTGCATTCCGCACAATTTCAAGACTTAGCGATTCCATTAGCGCATGTATTGGAATGGGGGTAA
- a CDS encoding NADPH:quinone oxidoreductase family protein: protein MSAFQAFVVNKTETEFTAGVQTISMDDLPEGDVVVRVRYSSVNYKDGLASIPDGKIVKTYPFVPGIDLAGTVVSSNDARFREGDEVIATGYEIGVTHFGGYSEYARLHGDWLVPLPKGLTLKEAMAIGTAGFTAALSIHRLEEHGLTPERGPVLVTGATGGVGSLAVSMLARRGYTVEASTGKAAEHDYLRALGAKEVLAREDVTAERIRPLDKQRWAAAVDPVGGRTLATVLSRIRYGGAVAVSGLTGGVDVPTTVHPFILRGVSLLGIDSVYCPMELRLRIWERLAGDLKPDLERIAHEIALHELPQALERILRGELCGRAVVRLI, encoded by the coding sequence ATGTCCGCATTTCAAGCGTTTGTCGTCAACAAAACCGAAACAGAGTTTACTGCCGGCGTGCAGACGATTTCCATGGATGATTTGCCGGAAGGGGACGTCGTTGTCCGCGTCCGTTATTCGAGCGTCAACTACAAAGACGGATTGGCATCGATTCCGGACGGCAAAATTGTGAAAACGTATCCGTTTGTGCCCGGGATTGATTTGGCCGGGACCGTCGTTTCCTCAAACGATGCGCGGTTTCGTGAAGGGGATGAGGTGATTGCGACCGGCTATGAAATTGGCGTCACTCATTTTGGCGGCTACAGCGAGTACGCCCGGCTGCATGGCGATTGGCTCGTGCCGCTGCCGAAAGGGTTGACGTTGAAAGAAGCCATGGCGATCGGGACGGCTGGGTTCACGGCGGCGTTGTCCATCCACCGGCTTGAGGAGCACGGGCTGACGCCGGAGCGCGGGCCGGTGCTTGTCACGGGGGCGACGGGCGGCGTCGGCAGCTTGGCCGTGTCGATGCTCGCTAGGCGCGGCTATACGGTGGAAGCAAGCACAGGCAAAGCGGCGGAGCATGATTATTTGCGCGCCCTTGGCGCCAAGGAAGTGTTGGCGCGGGAAGACGTCACGGCCGAGCGCATCCGCCCGCTCGATAAGCAACGCTGGGCGGCGGCGGTCGATCCGGTCGGCGGCCGGACGCTGGCGACGGTGTTAAGCCGCATCCGCTACGGCGGGGCGGTGGCGGTGAGCGGGTTGACTGGCGGCGTGGACGTGCCGACAACGGTTCATCCGTTCATTTTGCGCGGCGTCAGCTTGCTTGGCATCGACTCCGTCTATTGCCCGATGGAGCTGCGCCTCCGCATTTGGGAGCGGTTGGCCGGCGACTTAAAGCCGGATTTGGAGCGAATTGCCCACGAAATTGCGCTTCACGAACTGCCGCAGGCGCTCGAACGCATTTTGCGCGGCGAGCTGTGCGGCCGGGCGGTCGTGCGGCTTATTTAG
- a CDS encoding LysR family transcriptional regulator, which produces MELRQLQYFVEVAKREHVSEAADALHVAQSAISRQIANLEAELGVQLFEREGRNVKLTPIGRHFLPHAEAVLKAVEDAKQQIEEYLDPERGTIKIGFPTSLASHMMPMVISAFKAEHPNVSFHLRQGSYHYLIEAVKKREIDLAFLGPIPAREIGIKGEILFSEPFAALLPSSHPLARRDRIVLNELRHDPFVTFPKGYILHQILIDACHQAGFSPNISSEGEDLDAIKGLVSAGIGVTLLPESALSESLLRYAAKVPIEMPQVKRNVGIIISDHHELAPSVKVFYRFVKDFFAELERYQLG; this is translated from the coding sequence ATGGAATTAAGACAGCTGCAATACTTCGTCGAAGTAGCCAAACGCGAGCACGTCTCCGAAGCGGCCGATGCGCTCCATGTCGCCCAGTCGGCGATCAGCCGGCAAATTGCCAACCTCGAAGCCGAGCTCGGCGTCCAGCTGTTTGAACGGGAAGGGCGAAACGTCAAGCTCACCCCGATCGGCCGCCACTTTTTGCCGCACGCGGAAGCGGTGCTGAAGGCGGTCGAGGATGCGAAGCAACAAATCGAAGAATATTTGGACCCGGAGCGCGGGACGATTAAAATCGGCTTCCCGACAAGCCTCGCCAGCCATATGATGCCGATGGTCATTTCCGCCTTTAAAGCGGAGCACCCGAACGTCTCGTTCCATCTTCGCCAAGGGTCGTATCATTATTTAATCGAAGCAGTGAAAAAACGGGAGATCGACCTCGCCTTTCTCGGGCCGATTCCGGCGCGTGAAATCGGCATTAAAGGAGAGATTTTGTTTTCCGAACCGTTTGCCGCCCTTCTGCCGAGCAGCCATCCGCTCGCCCGCCGCGACCGGATCGTATTGAACGAACTGCGCCATGATCCATTTGTGACGTTTCCAAAAGGATACATTTTGCATCAAATTTTGATCGACGCCTGCCATCAGGCCGGTTTTTCCCCAAACATCTCATCGGAAGGCGAGGACCTTGACGCGATTAAGGGATTGGTCTCGGCCGGCATCGGCGTCACTCTCCTGCCGGAAAGCGCCTTGTCGGAAAGCCTTCTTCGCTACGCCGCCAAAGTGCCGATCGAAATGCCGCAAGTAAAACGCAACGTCGGCATTATCATTTCCGACCACCACGAGCTTGCCCCGTCCGTGAAAGTGTTTTACCGATTTGTGAAAGACTTTTTCGCGGAGCTGGAGCGGTATCAGCTTGGATAA
- the gltB gene encoding glutamate synthase large subunit — MKHYGLPKAQGLYRPEFEHDACGIGFYAHLKGKPSHDIIEKALHMLCQLEHRGGQGSDPETGDGAGIMTQIPHEYFQAVCGEMNLPETGRYGVGMFFLPEDEEKRAYYEEKVNELIAKEGQRLLGWRTVPVDNDKLGKLARQSKPFIRQVFVAPSDDVVDELAFERKLYVIRKQFEKCVDNNECYVASFSSRTIVYKGLLTPEQMDAFYLDLQDERFRSAFALVHSRFSTNTFPSWERAHPNRYLIHNGEINTLRGNVNWMAAREKQFVSEAFGDDLEKVTPILDTNGSDSSILDNAFEFFVLAGRKPAHVAMMLIPEPWFWDEQMDDAKKAFYEYHSCLMEPWDGPTAISFTDGKQIGAILDRNGLRPARYYVTKDDYIIFSSEVGVIDVDANNILYKERLSPGKMLLVDLEQGRIISDQEIKEEMAQEQPYRQWINEQMITLDNLDVPEDVEAPKQLIKLQKAFGYTFEDVEKMILPMATEGKDPTGAMGMDAPLAVLSERPQSLFNYFKQLFAQVTNPPIDAIREYVVTSTMTLLGKEGNILHPDAKAARRIRLETPLLTNEQLAALKANPHPEFACAVLPTLFADDLKSALDELFAKADEAVENGATLLVLSDRGVDETHVAIPVLLAVSGLHQHLIRNGTRTNVSLLVESGEAREVHHFAALIGYGADAINPYLALETIRQASENGTIALSYREAVKTYMKAAVDGVVKVMSKMGISTVQSYRGAQIFEAVGIGTDVIDQYFTGTASQISGIGLEEIAKEAKMRHEAAFGARHEDDVLDTGSELQWRRNGEHHAFNPQTIHLLQWACRKNDYNLYKQYSKLANEERLTFLRNLFDFNSNRKPVPIDEVEPVESIVRRFKTGAMSFGSISQEAHETLAIAMNRIGGKSNSGEGGEDPARYVKDENGDWRRSAIKQVASGRFGVKSHYLVNADELQIKMAQGAKPGEGGQLPANKVYPWVGKVRGSTPGVELISPPPHHDIYSIEDLAQLIYDLKNANKDARISVKLVAKAGVGTIAAGVAKGNADVIVISGYDGGTGASPKTSIKHAGLPWELGLAETHQTLMLNSLRDRVILETDGKLLTGRDVVMAALFGAEEFGFATAPLVVLGCVMMRVCHLDTCPVGVATQNPELRKKFTGKPEYVVNFMYFIAQEVREIMAELGFRTIDEMVGRVDVLKVSERAKTHWKAKHLDLSRLLYQVDGPRTCSKGQNHRMEETLDYTEILPAVQPALERQEPVELELAIRNVHRTVGAMTGSEISKRYGEEGLPEDTIRLYFTGSAGQSFAAFVPKGMTLELVGDANDYVGKGLSGGKVIVRPPHEAPFAAADNVIIGNVAFYGATSGEAYIRGRAGERFCVRNSGVHAVVEGVGDHGCEYMTGGRVVILGSVGKNFAAGMSGGIAYVLADDDSWKETANGELVSFEPLADEAEILEVRRMIENHYRYTGSPRAALVLDEWDAYVRRFVKVIPRNYRLMVETIETLEQSGLSYEEAVMVAFETVAKQKKAAAVGGAHQLQAVAK; from the coding sequence ATGAAACACTACGGATTACCGAAAGCACAAGGGCTATATCGGCCGGAATTTGAACATGATGCATGCGGGATCGGGTTTTATGCGCATTTGAAAGGAAAACCGTCACACGATATTATCGAAAAAGCGCTCCATATGCTTTGTCAGCTCGAGCATCGCGGCGGGCAAGGAAGCGATCCGGAAACGGGCGATGGCGCGGGCATTATGACGCAAATTCCGCACGAATACTTTCAAGCGGTGTGCGGCGAAATGAACTTGCCGGAAACGGGTCGCTACGGGGTCGGAATGTTCTTTTTGCCGGAAGATGAGGAAAAGCGGGCGTACTATGAAGAGAAGGTAAACGAACTGATCGCCAAGGAAGGGCAGCGCCTGCTCGGCTGGCGGACCGTGCCGGTTGACAACGACAAACTCGGCAAACTGGCGCGGCAAAGCAAGCCGTTCATCCGCCAAGTGTTTGTCGCCCCTAGTGATGATGTTGTCGATGAATTGGCATTTGAACGGAAATTGTACGTCATTCGCAAACAGTTTGAAAAATGCGTGGACAACAACGAGTGCTACGTAGCGAGCTTCTCGAGTCGGACGATCGTCTATAAAGGGTTGCTGACGCCGGAACAAATGGACGCCTTTTATTTGGATTTGCAAGATGAACGGTTCCGTTCGGCGTTTGCCCTCGTGCATTCGCGCTTCAGCACGAACACGTTCCCGAGTTGGGAGCGGGCCCATCCGAACCGCTATTTGATCCATAACGGTGAAATCAACACGCTGCGCGGCAATGTTAACTGGATGGCAGCGCGTGAGAAACAGTTTGTTTCGGAAGCGTTCGGCGATGACTTGGAAAAAGTGACGCCGATTTTAGATACAAACGGCAGCGACTCGTCCATTTTGGACAATGCGTTCGAATTTTTCGTTTTGGCGGGCAGAAAGCCGGCTCATGTCGCCATGATGCTCATTCCGGAACCGTGGTTTTGGGATGAACAGATGGATGACGCGAAAAAAGCGTTTTACGAATACCATAGCTGTTTAATGGAGCCTTGGGACGGCCCGACGGCGATTTCGTTCACGGACGGCAAGCAAATCGGTGCCATTTTGGATCGGAACGGGTTGCGTCCGGCTCGCTATTATGTGACGAAAGACGACTACATTATTTTCTCGTCCGAAGTCGGCGTGATTGATGTCGATGCGAACAACATTTTATATAAAGAGCGGCTGAGCCCGGGGAAAATGCTTTTGGTTGACCTCGAGCAAGGGCGGATCATTTCCGATCAAGAAATTAAGGAGGAAATGGCCCAAGAACAGCCGTATCGTCAATGGATCAATGAGCAGATGATCACGCTTGACAACCTGGACGTTCCGGAGGATGTCGAAGCGCCGAAGCAGCTCATAAAATTGCAAAAGGCGTTCGGCTACACGTTTGAAGATGTGGAAAAAATGATTTTGCCGATGGCGACGGAAGGGAAAGACCCAACGGGCGCGATGGGCATGGATGCGCCGTTGGCGGTGCTGTCCGAGCGGCCACAAAGCTTGTTCAACTACTTTAAGCAGTTGTTTGCCCAGGTCACCAACCCGCCGATTGATGCCATCCGTGAATACGTCGTCACCTCAACGATGACACTGCTCGGCAAAGAAGGGAACATTTTGCATCCGGACGCCAAAGCGGCGCGTCGCATTCGCCTTGAGACACCGCTGTTGACGAATGAACAACTCGCGGCATTAAAGGCGAATCCGCACCCGGAGTTTGCGTGCGCTGTGTTGCCGACGCTGTTTGCTGACGATTTGAAATCGGCACTCGATGAGCTGTTTGCCAAAGCGGATGAAGCGGTTGAAAACGGGGCGACGCTTCTCGTTCTCTCGGATCGCGGCGTTGATGAAACGCACGTGGCGATTCCGGTGCTGCTTGCGGTGAGCGGGCTTCATCAGCACCTTATCCGCAACGGGACGCGGACGAACGTCAGCCTGCTTGTGGAAAGCGGCGAAGCGCGCGAAGTGCACCATTTTGCGGCGCTTATCGGCTACGGAGCTGACGCCATCAACCCGTATTTGGCGCTTGAGACGATCCGCCAAGCGTCAGAAAACGGCACGATCGCCTTGTCTTATCGTGAAGCGGTGAAAACGTATATGAAAGCCGCTGTTGACGGCGTTGTGAAAGTGATGTCGAAAATGGGCATTTCAACGGTACAAAGCTACCGCGGTGCCCAAATTTTTGAAGCGGTCGGCATTGGAACAGATGTCATCGATCAGTATTTCACTGGTACGGCGTCGCAAATTAGCGGCATCGGGCTTGAAGAGATTGCGAAAGAGGCGAAAATGCGCCATGAAGCCGCATTCGGCGCGCGGCATGAAGACGATGTGCTCGATACCGGCAGCGAGTTGCAATGGCGGCGCAACGGCGAGCACCATGCGTTCAATCCGCAGACGATTCATTTGCTGCAATGGGCGTGCCGGAAAAACGACTACAATTTGTATAAACAATATTCAAAACTAGCGAATGAAGAGCGTTTGACGTTCTTGCGCAACTTGTTTGACTTTAACTCGAACCGGAAGCCGGTGCCGATTGACGAAGTCGAACCGGTTGAGTCGATCGTTCGCCGCTTTAAAACCGGGGCGATGTCGTTCGGCTCGATCAGCCAAGAGGCGCATGAGACGTTAGCCATCGCCATGAACCGGATCGGTGGAAAAAGCAATAGCGGCGAGGGCGGCGAAGATCCAGCCCGCTATGTGAAAGATGAAAACGGCGACTGGCGCCGCAGCGCGATTAAACAAGTCGCATCCGGGCGATTTGGCGTGAAAAGCCATTATTTAGTTAATGCCGATGAATTGCAGATCAAAATGGCGCAAGGGGCAAAACCGGGCGAAGGCGGTCAGCTTCCGGCCAACAAAGTGTACCCGTGGGTCGGGAAAGTGCGCGGTTCGACGCCGGGAGTCGAGCTCATTTCCCCGCCGCCGCATCACGATATTTATTCGATCGAAGACTTGGCCCAGTTGATTTACGATTTGAAAAACGCCAACAAAGACGCGCGCATTAGCGTCAAGCTTGTCGCCAAAGCAGGCGTCGGCACGATCGCCGCTGGCGTAGCGAAAGGGAACGCCGATGTCATCGTCATCAGCGGGTATGACGGCGGTACGGGTGCTTCGCCGAAAACGAGCATTAAACATGCCGGTCTGCCATGGGAACTTGGCTTAGCGGAGACGCATCAAACATTAATGCTCAACAGCTTGCGTGACCGCGTTATTTTGGAGACCGATGGCAAGCTCTTGACCGGCCGCGATGTCGTAATGGCCGCTCTATTTGGCGCTGAAGAATTCGGGTTTGCGACAGCTCCGCTTGTCGTCTTAGGCTGCGTTATGATGCGCGTCTGCCATTTGGATACGTGTCCGGTCGGTGTGGCGACGCAAAATCCGGAGCTGCGCAAAAAATTCACTGGGAAGCCAGAGTATGTTGTCAACTTTATGTACTTTATTGCTCAAGAAGTGCGGGAAATTATGGCGGAACTTGGCTTCCGTACGATCGATGAGATGGTCGGCCGCGTTGACGTCTTGAAAGTGAGCGAGCGGGCAAAAACGCACTGGAAAGCGAAACATCTTGACTTGTCCCGTCTCTTGTACCAAGTCGATGGCCCGCGCACTTGCAGCAAAGGACAAAACCATCGAATGGAAGAGACGCTCGACTATACGGAAATTTTGCCTGCGGTGCAACCAGCGCTTGAGCGGCAGGAACCCGTTGAACTCGAGCTTGCGATCCGCAACGTTCACCGTACGGTTGGAGCGATGACGGGCAGCGAAATTTCGAAGCGCTACGGCGAGGAAGGGCTGCCGGAAGATACGATCCGCCTCTATTTCACCGGGTCGGCCGGGCAGAGTTTTGCGGCGTTTGTGCCAAAAGGGATGACGCTCGAGCTTGTCGGTGATGCGAACGATTACGTCGGCAAAGGGCTTTCCGGCGGAAAAGTGATCGTCCGTCCGCCGCATGAAGCGCCGTTTGCCGCCGCAGACAACGTCATTATCGGCAACGTGGCGTTTTACGGGGCTACAAGCGGGGAGGCATACATTCGCGGCCGTGCCGGCGAGCGATTCTGTGTCCGCAACAGCGGCGTCCATGCTGTTGTTGAAGGCGTCGGCGATCATGGCTGTGAATATATGACCGGCGGCCGTGTCGTCATTCTCGGTTCGGTCGGCAAAAACTTCGCTGCTGGTATGTCTGGAGGGATCGCTTACGTGTTGGCGGACGATGACAGCTGGAAAGAAACGGCTAACGGCGAGCTCGTTTCGTTTGAGCCGCTCGCAGATGAAGCCGAGATTTTGGAAGTGCGCCGGATGATCGAAAACCATTACCGGTATACAGGAAGCCCGCGGGCCGCGTTGGTGCTTGATGAGTGGGATGCTTACGTCCGCCGGTTCGTCAAAGTCATTCCGCGAAACTATAGACTGATGGTCGAAACGATTGAAACGCTTGAACAGTCCGGACTTTCGTATGAGGAAGCCGTCATGGTGGCGTTTGAAACGGTGGCGAAACAGAAAAAAGCGGCGGCTGTCGGCGGCGCCCATCAGCTGCAAGCGGTAGCGAAGTAA
- a CDS encoding glutamate synthase subunit beta codes for MGKTTGFMEYAREEEKKRDPLSRLDDWKEYTQPFSEEVLARQGARCMDCGTPFCHMGLELNGLTSGCPVHNLIPEWNDLVYRGRWKEALDRLLKTNNFPEFTGRVCPAPCEGSCTVAISDPAVAIKGIERAIIDKGFAEGWVKPRIPKTRTGKKVAIVGSGPAGLACADQLNQAGHSVTVYERADRIGGLLMYGIPNMKLEKEVVERRVRLLEEEGIVFITNTEVGKDITAEELRAEYDAVVLCVGAQKQRDLAIEGRELEGVHFAMDYLTGVTKSLLDSNFADGQFIDAKDKHVIVIGGGDTGADCVATALRQGCKSVVQFGKHPALPDKRPDHNPWPQYPLVFTLDYAYEEAKAKFGADPRQYCIQTKKIVGDECGRVKELHTIQMEKIIGENGQATFKEIPGTEQVWPCDLVFIAIGFEGPEQPVLRQFGVETVNNKVKAPYGKYTTNIEGVFAAGDARRGQSLIVWAIHEGRGAAREVDRFLMGETKLPS; via the coding sequence GTGGGAAAAACAACTGGGTTTATGGAGTATGCTCGCGAGGAAGAGAAAAAGCGCGATCCGCTTTCCCGTCTTGATGATTGGAAAGAATATACACAGCCGTTTTCCGAAGAAGTGCTCGCGCGCCAAGGCGCCCGCTGCATGGATTGCGGCACGCCGTTTTGTCATATGGGGTTGGAGCTGAACGGCCTCACGTCCGGATGCCCGGTGCATAACTTAATTCCGGAATGGAACGATTTAGTGTACCGTGGCCGTTGGAAAGAAGCGCTTGACCGTTTGTTGAAAACGAACAACTTCCCGGAATTCACCGGCCGCGTCTGTCCGGCGCCGTGCGAGGGATCGTGTACGGTGGCGATTTCCGATCCGGCGGTTGCCATCAAAGGGATTGAGCGGGCCATTATCGATAAAGGGTTTGCGGAAGGATGGGTGAAGCCGCGCATCCCGAAAACGCGAACGGGAAAAAAAGTGGCTATCGTCGGCTCCGGCCCGGCGGGGCTTGCCTGCGCCGACCAGCTCAACCAAGCTGGCCATTCGGTGACGGTGTACGAGCGGGCTGACCGCATCGGCGGCTTGTTGATGTACGGCATTCCGAATATGAAACTGGAAAAAGAAGTGGTTGAACGGCGGGTGCGCCTGCTTGAAGAGGAAGGCATTGTGTTTATCACGAACACCGAGGTTGGCAAGGACATCACCGCCGAGGAGCTGCGCGCCGAGTACGACGCGGTCGTGCTGTGTGTCGGGGCGCAAAAACAGCGTGATTTGGCCATTGAAGGCCGTGAGCTTGAGGGCGTCCATTTTGCGATGGACTATTTGACGGGCGTGACGAAAAGTTTATTGGATTCCAACTTTGCCGATGGCCAGTTTATCGATGCCAAAGACAAACATGTCATTGTGATCGGCGGCGGCGATACGGGCGCCGATTGCGTGGCGACCGCGCTGCGCCAAGGCTGCAAAAGCGTCGTCCAGTTCGGCAAACACCCAGCATTGCCGGACAAGCGCCCAGACCACAACCCGTGGCCGCAATATCCACTCGTCTTTACGCTCGACTACGCATACGAAGAAGCAAAGGCGAAATTCGGCGCCGACCCGCGCCAATATTGCATCCAAACGAAAAAAATCGTCGGCGATGAATGCGGCCGGGTGAAAGAACTGCATACGATTCAAATGGAAAAAATCATTGGCGAAAACGGCCAAGCGACCTTTAAAGAGATTCCGGGAACCGAGCAAGTATGGCCGTGCGACCTCGTCTTTATCGCCATCGGTTTCGAAGGGCCGGAGCAGCCGGTGTTAAGACAGTTTGGCGTGGAAACAGTGAACAATAAAGTGAAAGCTCCGTACGGCAAATATACGACCAATATCGAAGGCGTATTTGCGGCCGGCGACGCCCGCCGCGGCCAAAGCTTGATCGTCTGGGCCATTCACGAGGGACGGGGAGCGGCGCGCGAAGTGGACCGGTTCCTGATGGGCGAGACGAAATTGCCGTCGTAA
- a CDS encoding phosphatase PAP2 family protein produces MLNMNRRLWMASAIGLALFLLVWVSMAAGWTMAMDEEGLRRLDSWNWLDPFTFLGNGRTIGIVSIMLVVILWFFRRNMRGVILVLAAVGGGYGLNEWIKHLVGRERPPHAGIGGFSFPSGHAMVGTIYLLLLAYFLAQTRAKRGERAAIYGVFAALALLTGLSRLSLQVHYPSDVLGGVGLGGAYLAACLALYRMWIHRGGRL; encoded by the coding sequence ATGCTTAACATGAATCGACGATTATGGATGGCGTCAGCCATAGGCCTTGCCCTTTTTTTGCTTGTTTGGGTAAGTATGGCGGCCGGATGGACGATGGCGATGGATGAGGAGGGGTTGCGGCGCTTGGATTCTTGGAATTGGCTTGATCCATTCACGTTTCTTGGCAACGGAAGGACGATTGGCATCGTCAGCATCATGCTTGTAGTTATCCTATGGTTTTTCCGCCGCAACATGCGTGGGGTCATTCTTGTTCTTGCAGCCGTTGGCGGGGGATACGGCCTCAATGAATGGATCAAGCATCTTGTCGGGAGGGAGCGTCCGCCGCACGCTGGGATTGGAGGATTCAGTTTTCCGAGCGGCCACGCGATGGTCGGGACGATTTACTTGCTGCTTTTGGCGTATTTTTTGGCGCAAACGCGCGCCAAGCGTGGAGAACGGGCGGCCATTTACGGTGTGTTTGCGGCGCTGGCGCTCTTAACCGGCTTAAGTCGGTTAAGCTTGCAAGTGCATTATCCGTCGGATGTGCTGGGGGGGGTTGGGCTTGGAGGTGCTTACTTGGCGGCCTGCCTGGCTCTTTATCGGATGTGGATTCATCGAGGCGGTCGTTTGTAG